The following is a genomic window from Aphis gossypii isolate Hap1 chromosome X, ASM2018417v2, whole genome shotgun sequence.
CATGCTGATACAAGtaagcaatatttaaatttaaatttactgttgTTAAAACAAGTAACGAAATAAGTAACTAATTATAGAAAtctaacattaaaaatcaGATCAATacgtaataaatcaaaattttggtatgactataaatataaataggtatagtttaatttttttattaaatgtcttATTAGACGTATAATTTTGGCGATGCCGCTGATTGTTATCACTTGTTACGTCGAACAACTTAttttacctatctatatataatgatttataattaacaatcatttttgttatttaagatttttgaataatttaaaacataggtTTTGAATTTCCTgaaacatacatacataatcaAACTTACTTGTACAATCGTGTGAATAATTCTACGCATTGGTTGGTAGATTCATGCGTCGTTTTCTGAATTcgaattgtttataaaactttaaaacaaagcaccaaaaatccatttaaatagcttaaagtaaaaatattttaataaacgaattaattttatttaattctttgaGTTTCATAACgtgatgtataaatacatgcaAATGTACAGTTGGTTAAAATGcctaattatcaaattaaaacttatacctacgtcatataaatttaaatacaataaaaatgtttaagaatttcaaatatacgttttggatttaaaatacataaataatcagtttgatttttattacctgTAAGTAATTTATCAGTGTTCTACTCATCTTgactgtaatttaaaatatgattatcatTCTACGAACATTATGTtacctatgtaaaatttaagaattttaacattttctatcattattattgatatctgCAAGTTTAAATGCATAATGTATATGGATGTACGTTTTagaactttataattattataataaatatatagtatattattattaaaataaaataacaattgtgcatgtttacattataaaatttaggaGACTACTAATGTTAATATAGCATTGGTTCTAAAATACCtaccataattattaggtacaattaatatgtattcggCTTGtgcatttaacatttattacatttttccgTGTTAGGCTTTAAattcagattttatttatatggtaagaaataataaaaaatatgtataaaatgtatgtgtcGTGTgtatcaatgatattattttaaatgttatataaaatcattgaaaattatatcaaacaaaattataatttataaaaaaaaaatgttaatagcataatattataatttataacacacatTATACAACGACAGTCAAgtgacagtaaaaaaaaattgttcggGTAAAACCgctttattgtataatagttgTCTAGTGGGTCATTTTAGTgggtgtattaaatttgaatttaatttatacaaaaatagatTCTGAATGTAGACAATATTTCAGccattatgcatattattatgtttttttttagattctgaacgaagtgataaatgtattgattttaaaatattgtgtgtttttgtgtttttgtgtgtgtgtgtgtgtgtagtgtgtacagcataacttgtcaaaatattgcttcaattttaaaattcgggggtggtttctgatagcaaagtgaatatccttggtgcattatggaggttaaaaataaacattttccaataggaaaattttgtgtttttttgagttatttatagactactgaaattttcgatttttctgagaattttttttgaaaaatcgataaaaaaattttggctacccaaaaaaacttgaaaatttcatacaaTGTTCATTaggagttgttcttattgtcacaatttttttttttatgagcgtttctagtttaaatttttacgaattaaataaaaaaacacgaaaatttgcaagtaattttgtagttgaaaaatcataaaaaattttgtgtttatatctaaggttaaaaattcaacactaatctaagttttaataagttttccttcaaatagttatagagaaaactcgaatcatcattataagaaaaatgttaattaatatgaacgcgtttaaattttaaacttttacgaAATTGCGTATGGATAACGATTTGTATcctaaaacgattttaaatatttattataattcaaaaagtataagtcgtagatacttgaaaattttatcagttatttagattggaattttctttacataatttaattttccaaatatttcatttattttaatattatttatatttgaaatattcgtttttgtttagtttttttttttataaatattgatacacTTTTTTTGGCTGTGTCAACccacttgaaaatttaatacaaagtttttcataagttagtcttataacaattcaaaattataagaatacataggcacaatttgaagatcaaatattgacaaactTGATAAAAATcgtgaatattattgtacattattttgagttaaaaatttataaatttttttatataagtagctataagaattgaaaatttaatacaagagttttcataagtttggcttacaaaaagaaatcgattttaaaatattttatcttaagttcaaatttttacgaaatcaacgatttactatcaaataattttagatttttgttatatttaacttcatttatagtttatactataaattatatgaatatttccTGTTTGAATTTAGTTCATCGATACctcaaatttaaagtaaaaaaaaagaggaatcattgtaaatatttttgaaaattatttatacattaattagttttattatgatgtaaGAACTATATCACAATAACCATAATAACTgctataattagtttttaatttttgtatattatatccttaTTTAGATTAGGTATAActcaaacaaatcaaaaaaattaaagttaattgtgttttatacaCTACCATgatacgtttaaaaatatatttatcgtaaaataaaattttttgaaataaattacaatacacttttattttaaactctcTATTTGGGACAAACTTCAAACGCATATTAATTAACGCGTTTATTATAGACTATTAgcgtattaaaacattttacaatatcgTATTTTTTCGTTTGATTTAGTCGATATTGAACTCCATGACTAagcatttattcaaatatctaGTTAGCGCCGAAGGATTTTTCACTCAAGTTCCTAATTCAGCACATTGACATTGTATGAAATATTCTCGAATATAGTCTCAATCGGTTGGTCTTGTATAACGCGTTTTAATTGCCTTGTAATGACCAACGATGACGACGACTTCGGTGACCTATAAGAATCAAACCACGCGAttctatagtaaaaataatatgaagtagAAGTGGTTGGTCACACATCATCTTGCGGACGACCCACTTTTACCAGGGGATTCGATAACGACCGTTTTTTAGGAGTTCGATGTAGGCAATAGTTCATAAGTGTGTACACGTGCAAATGTGTGTATGTGACAGTAATGGAAAAGAAATAGTTTCCACACGTGCActgtcatataataatattatgtcaataattACGCGTAgagcaaatattattattatttgtttctttttttctaaaagtGTCAATAATTGCAATACTAACTAATCTAtccaataaatagtttataaaaacatagtaTAGAATTCGTCATAAAGTTTAAACGGCAAAAACGATTATCCCtcgcattttaaaattaattttttcagttcAATATTAtcgacaatttaaaaattcttattctttaaaatttaataatgacatTCAGAAAGGTTAGAGAGAATTCGATTTTAAAAAAGCGAAAATTCGTTTTCGATTTAATTTCATGACAAATTCAAATACGTTTTCAAAAAGCTTATCCGGATAGACGACTGGCAAATGATCAGTCCGTTTTGGTATAGAAAACCCAAATAAGTGATCGAATCGCCtctaaatgattattatgtacacgcCATGGTAATGTTTcaacaatattgttaatattacagttttcGAAGTGCCCAATACGATATAGGTACGCGTCGTCGTCGAATGTCGTGCATCTGCAGATCCCCGGGCACGCGGGAGAGTGTAAATATGTTGttacatacctatacacaTAGCAGCAACTATCGTGACCGgtcgacgacggcggcggctgcTGCGATGATGCAACgacacaacatattatatacctacctatataagttatattatgtacacggcaggttacatatatatatattcttataagcTGCAGTGCACATaggaactataatattattatgataagaaTTACTTCATCCGTAACGCAACGACCAcaactgccgccgccgccgccgcccagTTCCCACCACACTTCCGCTCGGTTTCCATCTGTGCGATCGTGACACCGAGCCCGCGACCATTTCTTTCTTTCCTTCGCTTATTCCTCATACCGCAATAACGTTATTATCAGAcgtgttatagttatatatttattatttttttatttactgtcACTGCCGCCGAAAAAGACCTCCATCACCTGCAGCACTACACGCTATAGCTACCTCTCACTCTACGCTGCGCATTGCGCGTgcaatagaatataataataatatgtcataccacatacacacacacacacgacacTATAAACCCATCTCTTCGAGTACGTTTACACCCACTCCTCCGCGCATGCACGCGGTGGTGGTGCGTCGTTCGAAGAACCGGAGAAGGCGGTGGCAACGGTGGAGCGTTGATCGAGGCCCACCGCTTACCGACGGCCCGGCAGTCTACTATCGAAATCCGACGACGAGCTGCTAAAGCAGCCGACCGACACTCGCGCGTTGCCCACACGCGTCTACATTGTTACCCGCGAGATTTAATAGACAACACTACTTcgattaatcaaaattattcccATTGTATAACACATCGTTACTGCTGCTGCTTCCTAACTCGTCGTCCGGTCGCTTTCCACCGTTCGGATATCCGTCGTCCCGCAGGAGACCGTGTGCGCGCACGGTCATGTCCGCGGTCTGCCGTCTGCTGCACGTTAACGGCGACGAGACGGTCGTCCGagatcatcatcatcatcaacgTCACTTCTGCACCAACTGCAGTCGGCAGAACGTCGGCGTCGGCTCGCAGAAATAGACTGAACCTCCCTTATCGAGGATGGTGACGGCCCGTTGCACCCGCGGTCTCACCGCCACTACCGACTGCAGGTACACCTACAAAATAGCATAATACaaatcgtatttataatatcggaaaataattaacatagtaTTATCGTATATGACGCGTGCCCGtcgtgatataataatatataagccgACGATTTCGCGAGTTGGAATACGGCGTGTTCGGATTTTAagcatatattttcttttttttttttgtgaaaaataccAGCCCGAACCACCGCCCGCCAACCGACGAGACGTCCGGTTAACCACCAAACcgatttatatataggtaccttgtATTACCGATTGTACTCGATGACTTGTCTAATTAGTAGTCTTTAACCATACGAATTTACGTGTCACACGTAACACTGACTTTCGACTATGGCTCCGAGTCGGACTGCGAATACCAACAACCCTCATCGACTCGCGCGTATCGTTTGTATGCGGCTTATGCTACAGAGTACCACTTCGTGTTTGTCAGTGTCTTTTAAAACGCAAGATTTTTTTAGCTCTTCGGATGCTTTAAGGGGTCTTATTAAAGCATCGACTATAAACATATTCttacaaactatatatatatattactgtttTAGAATAGATTTTGAGAAATacgtaattattcaaattttgaattttaacgaatctaaaaaaaaatatcacacataataataattgaaactgTAGTCTTCATAATACCTTATATACTGTTTTgcaaaatattacctatctgAAAATGTACATGGTGTTTTCGTATCACACACTTCCAGCAAGGCGAATCTGTATATAGGCAGTGTCCACGCTATGCAAAGGCCGTAcaacataaaactatatagtCTAATGTGAATTAAACCACGTggtctttatttaatttaaaatgcaccCATGCAATTTTCCACTTTTTCTTCTTGCAaacttaatcattttatttatttatttagacaaTACAACAGAAGTCGAGTTTGGTTTTAAAGACAATAGGGTACTTTGAACTTGGTTTAATCGCATTTGTGCTAATAACCTATTAGTTGATCGACATATCAATCATATACTACAACCACGATGCATTTCAGATttcgtaatattttcaaaaagtacTTATTTCGTGTTAACATATATCGTAGTCACACACACGTTAGTCTGTACTACAATAAGAATTACAAAAGGACAGGAGTGGCTCTACAGAAATGTCGGAGGAATGAAATAAAGCCACAAATAcacatctataataataagtcataaaaatattaattaaacatttatatagttttaaaaacacataaaatattgtaagtatagGTACCGATAGTTAAAGCATGACACCTAATATGCATTATTGGAAGATATGAGTAACGAAAACGTGTCTTCGAAACAGAATCCAAAGGGGACTATTGCCTCCAATACCACCCGTGTATCCGTCACcttgaaaacaaaatgtattctcAGTTCacatcacatattttatattatatagtcatcGTCGGGGCCACCATAGGACATATCGtagtaacaatttattattattataatgacagacgtaatattattatagtacaacaCATCGTCGCAATTAGCTGTATAGTAacgaccatattattattatggtgtgtatataatataatagaatacaaCTATTAATATCGAACATCGTTGTATAGgagtattaatattgtgatgTAGCGCTCGGGAACAGGCGATCGTCGCGAAGAATGGCTGTATCATCATAATACCAAAtacagtgtaaaaaaaaaaaaaaataaaaaaacacgggAATTACGTCACGCGAAGGTATACAGTCGTCCTTACAGCATCGCCCCGGTTAACGAAAACTTAAACGCAACCATACTCCAACAAAACGCTCGCCGGCCGTCGTCCGCATAGTTCTCGGCGAACCCGACGCGcgtgatgataataaaaaacaaaaacgtattacatattactCGGGATTACGCGGGCAAACGCACGCGAGCGTGTtttaatatggttttttttttcgtgtttgGCGTGTGTTTTTTAATGAGCCGGCGAAGGACCCACCGCACGTCGTCCGTCGGCCGGCAACGCGCGGAATATTACATCACGGCCCGGTGGCAAGACGGCTataatgttatgatattaCACACACGCGGACTTGCATACCTGGAAGTAGGATAAGGCTAAAACGTGTTCGGACGGTggtggaaataataatattatacgtattacattaatatgtagGCGAGAAAAAACGAGGAGAGAGAAATCGAGAACGAACCGCGCACGaaagagaataataatattatacctatacgatatatcgctataatattattattattattattactactaaaaCGATAGTGAAAGTCACGGCGGCGGCTGTGCTGCCGAGGCCGACGACCGGcgctctatatattattattattatagacgatGACGCGCCGAGAACCTTACCGCGGCGTGCTGCGATATTTAATAtgagtaataactaatgagtACCGCCGATTTGTCCGCAGTAAGCCGCCCTTGAAAAAACGATTGCatccaaaacaaaaatgttttttatgtaggctatatacatatttatctattatactataatggtATGATATGACCATGGTGCCTGGTAAACAAAATCCTCTACAGAACGTATTGGTAAAACCGTGTACTGatcaagaataaaataaatattataatattctcaaaTAATTCGCGTGAGTGAAGAATATTTCAGTGGCGTTCACGAGATTTTAATTCGTTTGGGATGGTGGGTTACAAAAATTCTCCCTCCCCCTCAaatctgaataataaaaataaaatgtacattaaaacTACTATATAGTGCCtcgcaaaataataaatagtaatttatacataagcttttacatttttcttgatttttaaGTTACGACAACATGAAATTATTTCAGATCGATTTTTCACGAGTGGCCAAATATTAACTCATTGTAAtggtattaaaacattatgttgAATACTTTTGAACAGCAAcacatataattcatatataattcacattagtaaatcactaaaaataatagctcTAATTAGTCTAGCCTCGGGCACGTCCCTATATCTTTCTTTTTACTCAAGGCGGTCTTGGATAAATAGCGCTATATATTTAGGTTATAggttatacaatacatatatagacGTGCTgaacgaaatattatttacttcctaaaaattgtttgtcaaAAAACCAACACACCACCGccgtaaaatcattttttttaaattaaagaagttatatattatactcttcaCGTTTCGCAACGACCCTAATTGGTAACCAAAACGCGAGTGAAACAATCGAAAACGTGTATTGTTACGTCGTCGTCTCGACGTTGTACACGCTGTATGACGTGTTTTCCATATACAGTAAATCCATACCAACTACAAAGTGCTGACACGCCTGGGCACGATCTAGTCGAAGAAAAGTTACGAATTGCtggtaatattgtatgttGGAATTTTGGCAACCTAAAATTTGTTGAGTTAATAGATAGTAACTTTATTCTCTCGGCAAGTGCGGAAGCTAGTTATAgttcgtaaattattttaaatacgtatcACCGACgtgtatatagtacctataggtattaaagtttagatttcgtgcaatatataaaatggttttacGTAAGTATTAAAGTTAAAGCGATAAAATCATAAACCCTTACCTACCTAGatacaaatatcaataatttaaaaaatacattaatctaATAAGAcaacgtacaataatatttgatatgaaGATATTTTGCTAAGAACATAACATGGGCATGTCATGGACGTTTATTAAGGTGTTTGCAATatgtcattttaataaaataaaaagagacaaaaaatatttttattttcaatttcatttttaagtgtaaaaaCTGATTCAAAGTTACATGCAACTATGCAAGTGGTACGGTGTCAGTACCGTTGTTGGATGTTGCATAATCACGAGATTGTATAAAAAACGGTGTCACGCGGAAAATACCATTCAGCAGCCAGCACGCATAGCTATAATTGCTATAagaaattaaacttatactcaacacaatatttcttattacagcgtttttattattatttttaaattagttatattgactaataatattattaatacaaaataactaataagctaTTCGAGTTGAAACAAACGGTCAAaacaatagattttataattttatacaaacgatataaacaaaaaatgaaaactgtgAGGTATATAGTCTCTCGTATCCCGAATAAATGTTAATCGAGTGCAGTTCTTTTTCGTGCTTAAAGGTTTTAGCAATCAATATGAGGCGTCTTTTCGTAGCTCTTCACGGCTGACGACatagacgtataatataatattacgatgatTATGATGACAGACGACACTTATAGTATTACAAGTCCGAACTTATAGATTATAGCCGTGGTCGCCATCTAATTCGTGTTTCGTTCGTGTCTGTCGTTTGTGCACCGGTTTGTGCACCGTtcaagagagagagagaaaatcAGGTAcgagattaatatttatgtttggacgtattataataaccgaCATCAGGAAGTGCGACCTCGTTCggaaacaagtataatattgttttcggTCGTGCGAAATCGCGTCGGAAAGAATACGACCCACTGCTGGCGGCGTTAGGACACGACAACGTAAACGCACATAACGGACAATGCCTTCGGGCTCGCGACTACACAAACTCGAGACGGTTTTCGCGCGCAAAATGAAGCGTGGGCGTGTGGGCGCGGTCGtagttaatagtaataatgtattacgcGGTCGGCGTGTGCATAAAAGCGTAATGTAAATGTGGTTACGCGGACGtcgtatatatcatattatatattatgagtataacgaaactaattaatatcgtttaccaattaatatactattctgGATCATCGCGGTGCGGGAAGAGAGCGTGTACTGTATATAGCGTGTCTATATATACGTAACAtcgcgtattatatacataatattattacgatagaGCAATCCTCGCTCCGTCTATTGTTTTCCGGTCAGTTATACGAtgtgaaaatatatgtgtCTCGCATAggcatatacatattatgttgttatggTAGTACGGCTACGTACGGGATACCTCCCCGCGAGACGACGATGCTTCGAAGCGTTCGCGATGTCGCCGCAACAGCGTTCGTTTCGGTCACGTAGTAGGTGGTATccgataataatgattataatattattattgtcgacgATATCCGTTGTCTCGCCAGAATAATTACtgatacgacgacgacgacgacgatgcgATGTCTTCCGGTTAGATCGAAGTCGCacgatataggtatacatatcgTTAGTTATACCCGTCACACCGACGCACGCAGCACGCCGCATgagaaactaaatattattcttcctACGTTCGGGCTAACCGTCACCGTCGCGAAACCGACTACGATCAGACGGCAGTGCCTATACGTTATGTTTGCAGTATTTCTTCTTCGTAAATTCTCGTCAAAACTCGTAAAGACCGAACCGGAAGTTTTTATCCGActataaaacgttttttttttttttacattttattccgACACGCGTTGTAcgattatgatgtatatattcaatttgaacAGCAGCGATACTATCGAGTACGTCCCTTTGAGACTTTTTAACAAGACACCGCGAGGTTCTCGAAATCCGACGTTCGTGGCGATCTGCTAGGAACCTACATCCGATCGTTAATATATTTGCTAATTTCCTCTTTTCTTTTACACAGCGCCGGATTTGGCTACTCCGCGGACGGCAAGCGGACAACGCCGACCACTGACCCCGTCTGCCACTGTTTGGCCTGTTGTTACGTCACCGCGACCGTCGCGCCCAGCCCGCGACCGGCGGTGGCCTCGACCACCGGAAGAAAGACGACGGCCGCGCGGGTGGAAGCGGAAGAATCGCCAAGCTGCGAGCCGCCGTCCGAGGCCGCGGCGTTCGTCGCCTCCGCCACCGCGGCGGCGTTCGTCTTGCTGGCCGCTCTGCTGGCCGTTGTGCTGTCGTCGGCCGCGCTCTTGACCGTCGCGTCAATGGTGCCGATGGCCGACGCGGCCGCCCGCGAACTCCGCGGTCCCCAGGCCGCCGATTACATCCACCTGTGGCACCAGCAACAGCAGCACAAGCGGCTGTACGACGCCGGCGACGCGTCGAGACTGAAGAGACAGCTGTTCAACAAGAACGCGAACAGTGAGCCCGGAGTCGTAGCTTTGACGTTCTCGCTGATCGGCGGTGTGAGTATATATGATgacttatagattattattacctatattatataaaacgtataaaacgTGATTAGGTATGCTAGATCGTTGGAATTGTATTTCGCgagagcaaaaaaaaaaaccaaaacgcCCCCCCCCCAGGTGACAACGTATTTTAAGGCTAGATGCCTCCACCGATACCCGACGTGATATTGTGTGGACGGTAGtcgttatacattataatatatcagcaCGAATATCGTGTGCGATCTTTAAAACCGACGATAGAAACGTTTTattacgtataggtataaattatgaacttATAACGTAGAGCAGGCGCAATGGTTATTCGAATTTTAGAATCATTGCAAACAACGGATAAACCAATTTTATCCGTTTCGTTTGAATAGGTATTCGGTTTCGTGATTTTTGGGATTCAATCAcgtgtcaaaaatatttataggtaaacaaaattatcGATAAAGCGgaaccaatatttttaatataatatactatacatttagtaaaaacaagtttttaaatatcttatacattaattttacgtaatatgtatagatattttatgaaaattcgcCAGTTACACCCACacgttcttaaaatattatgtgatttacTCCATCCCAAACCCATTCAACTGTCCAAtatgtcaatttattttatacgacgTTAtccatcattaaatatatatatattatgatgtaaacAATATCTGCATCATTAttcttaaaagaaaaactattaaaattgtggATAATTTTCACTTATCAAACATGATTTAGGGGTGAGGCTAAAGGGCTTCAAATTTCCACCGttaagaaattttatattacgagtataatattatatatttatttatgtagtatataatatagttcataCTTCTCAATGTTCATCGatttaaaacatacatcaaATTGTTAACACtgttataaaatctataatctagcgtgtacttaaattatagctatataatatttttttttttttgtaaaaaacatcCTTGTTTCACACTTGCTTTAACACTTGACGTTAATCTATAGAAACATCATTgacttaaattattgtgtttattacgataattacgataatattttttttattgtttatattatataaaaagttcaGCTTTAAAGAAGACTGActcattattagttattaatgtatatatatatagctaataaaacactgattttactgtttttaatagcggttatactttatataaatattcgtaaattaataatccaaTAGTGTGTATGTTAATAGTCGTcgtagacataatattattattatatttcttccgTATACGGTTTCCAAGacctttattttaatcttttgcACTCTCTCTCTGTTTTGCAGACTATTTCGGACGCTCGTCAAGCGTTCCGGAACGTGTCGAGCATCG
Proteins encoded in this region:
- the LOC114119192 gene encoding uncharacterized protein LOC114119192, whose translation is MVTARCTRGLTATTDCSAGFGYSADGKRTTPTTDPVCHCLACCYVTATVAPSPRPAVASTTGRKTTAARVEAEESPSCEPPSEAAAFVASATAAAFVLLAALLAVVLSSAALLTVASMVPMADAAARELRGPQAADYIHLWHQQQQHKRLYDAGDASRLKRQLFNKNANSEPGVVALTFSLIGGTISDARQAFRNVSSIVRDTIGEASRDPTASSTAAGDQMMMAAANTADNEIGGGGGSASTTPDPRIAGQTLGKLLGRNYRGLRRLFNSELRSAVKNSPGNIRDFAVELMGSIGQSLRPSNLFSRGQINDTTTTAGRR